One Tunturibacter gelidoferens genomic region harbors:
- a CDS encoding L-lactate dehydrogenase — MPSHRTRITVIGCGHVGTSCAYALLQNHLAREIVLIGDTENLVHGEALDLQQAVPLGTPVKIFAGTYKDAAASAIAIITVGTPGKFSGSRLDMLAGNAIIVRSCIAKLMAEGFDGVLIIATNPLDVLTYIAQTESGLPVSQVIGTGTLLDTERLRHILGEKLNVDARSVHAAVIGEHGDSSVAVWSAAQVAGIPLAQYPGVDTLPSQEELLISVRHAGPEVAALKGNTCFAIAACVTRICEAILRDERSVLIVSTMMTGQYGLKEVSLSTPCIVGNCGVETVLELRLNEVEQKSLEASAAVLKHAYAQLQKNESPL, encoded by the coding sequence ATGCCCTCTCACCGCACGCGCATCACCGTCATCGGTTGCGGCCACGTAGGAACCAGCTGCGCCTATGCCCTGCTTCAAAACCACCTCGCACGCGAGATCGTCCTAATTGGTGACACCGAAAACCTTGTACACGGGGAAGCTCTCGACCTACAGCAAGCCGTCCCGCTCGGCACCCCCGTGAAGATCTTCGCTGGCACCTACAAGGACGCAGCCGCAAGCGCCATTGCGATCATCACCGTAGGCACGCCAGGAAAGTTCAGCGGTTCACGACTCGACATGCTGGCAGGCAACGCCATTATCGTTCGTAGCTGCATCGCCAAGCTCATGGCAGAGGGATTCGACGGCGTACTTATTATCGCCACGAACCCTCTGGATGTCCTCACTTACATTGCTCAAACAGAATCGGGATTGCCCGTTAGCCAGGTCATAGGCACCGGAACGCTTTTAGACACAGAGCGTCTCCGCCACATTCTCGGTGAGAAGCTTAACGTCGATGCACGCTCAGTCCACGCCGCCGTAATCGGCGAACATGGAGATTCTTCGGTCGCGGTGTGGAGCGCGGCTCAGGTCGCTGGCATCCCCCTCGCTCAATATCCTGGCGTCGACACGCTGCCATCTCAGGAAGAACTTCTGATCAGTGTTCGCCACGCCGGCCCGGAGGTCGCCGCACTCAAAGGCAACACCTGCTTTGCTATCGCCGCCTGTGTCACTCGTATTTGCGAGGCTATCCTCCGAGACGAGCGTTCTGTTCTCATAGTCTCAACTATGATGACCGGCCAGTACGGCCTTAAAGAAGTCTCACTAAGCACGCCTTGCATAGTAGGCAACTGCGGTGTCGAGACTGTCCTCGAATTACGCCTCAATGAAGTCGAACAAAAGTCTCTCGAAGCATCAGCCGCGGTGCTAAAACATGCATACGCACAACTCCAGAAAAACGAATCGCCGCTATGA
- a CDS encoding protein adenylyltransferase SelO — protein MSSTDAAEPPVKGGSDRQPFRFNFENTYARLPKGFYSRLDPTPVRAPRLVKINVELAVKLGLDPDALISPEGVEIFAGNRVAEGSEPLAIVYAGHQFGHFVPQLGDGRANLLGEVVGRDGIRYDIQLKGSGPTPYSRRGDGRAALGPVLREFILSEAMAALNVPTTRALAAVTTGEQVMREEVMPGAVLTRVAASHLRVGTFQYFAARGDTEGTRILADYAIARHYPEAAETKQPYRALLNGVVSRQAQLVAQWMLLGFIHGVMNTDNTSISGETIDYGPCAFMEAYDPAMVFSSIDHQGRYAYGNQPPAAHWNLTRLAETLLPILEQETGSEANALVSAKEALAGFITQYEAARVAGLRRKLGLFTESDGDAALAQDLLDRMAANRADFTLTFRRLCDVVDGSESEEGARLLFDEPTSYDKWATGWRQRMEVEPIPASTRAAAMRIASPAFMPRNHLVEATLNAAVERQDFQPFEELLDVVSRPYENRPDLKKYATPARPEERVSQTFCGT, from the coding sequence ATGAGTTCAACCGATGCGGCCGAACCGCCCGTAAAAGGCGGTTCCGACCGCCAACCCTTTCGCTTCAACTTTGAAAACACCTACGCTCGGTTGCCTAAAGGCTTCTACTCGCGATTGGATCCTACCCCTGTTCGTGCTCCGCGCCTGGTCAAGATAAATGTGGAGTTGGCCGTGAAGCTTGGGCTGGATCCTGACGCTCTGATAAGCCCTGAAGGTGTCGAGATATTTGCTGGCAACCGCGTGGCTGAAGGATCTGAACCTCTGGCGATAGTCTATGCCGGACATCAGTTCGGACATTTTGTGCCTCAGCTGGGTGACGGCCGCGCCAATCTGCTGGGAGAAGTGGTGGGGCGTGACGGCATACGCTACGACATCCAACTCAAGGGCTCGGGGCCTACACCCTACTCCCGGCGCGGCGACGGCAGAGCCGCTCTGGGTCCGGTCTTGCGTGAGTTCATTCTGAGCGAGGCCATGGCGGCGCTGAACGTGCCGACCACCCGGGCACTTGCTGCGGTGACGACGGGCGAACAGGTGATGCGCGAAGAGGTCATGCCTGGAGCCGTGCTGACGCGAGTGGCGGCGAGCCACCTTCGTGTGGGCACCTTCCAGTACTTCGCTGCACGGGGTGATACGGAAGGGACACGAATTCTGGCGGATTATGCGATCGCGCGACACTATCCTGAGGCTGCAGAGACGAAACAGCCTTACCGGGCGTTGCTGAATGGAGTGGTTAGTCGACAAGCACAACTGGTCGCACAATGGATGCTCCTCGGTTTTATCCATGGCGTTATGAACACCGATAACACTTCTATCTCGGGTGAAACCATCGACTACGGACCCTGCGCTTTTATGGAGGCGTACGATCCGGCCATGGTGTTCAGCTCGATCGATCACCAGGGACGCTATGCCTATGGCAACCAGCCCCCTGCAGCACACTGGAACCTGACACGCCTGGCTGAGACCTTGCTGCCCATTCTGGAGCAGGAGACGGGAAGCGAGGCGAACGCGCTGGTTTCGGCTAAGGAAGCGCTTGCCGGCTTCATAACGCAGTACGAGGCGGCTCGCGTCGCTGGTCTGCGCCGTAAGCTGGGCCTGTTTACAGAGAGTGATGGAGATGCGGCGCTGGCACAGGATCTGCTGGACCGCATGGCCGCCAACCGCGCAGACTTCACCCTTACTTTTCGACGACTTTGCGATGTCGTGGACGGATCGGAAAGCGAGGAAGGAGCGCGCTTGTTGTTCGATGAACCAACAAGCTATGACAAGTGGGCTACTGGATGGCGTCAGCGCATGGAAGTGGAGCCTATACCCGCATCGACCCGCGCTGCGGCCATGCGAATCGCAAGTCCGGCATTTATGCCGCGCAATCACCTGGTGGAGGCAACGCTGAATGCCGCGGTGGAGCGGCAAGACTTCCAGCCATTTGAGGAACTGCTGGACGTAGTGTCACGGCCATACGAGAACAGGCCAGATCTGAAAAAGTATGCCACCCCCGCACGCCCTGAGGAGCGCGTCAGTCAGACCTTCTGCGGAACATAA
- the dnaN gene encoding DNA polymerase III subunit beta has translation MTLPTETSAAPTGNLEITVSRAELLRELTAAQSVVERKTTIPILSNFLFEATQSEGGDRLTITATDLDQSLRTSCAAKVKKAGACTIPARKLYDYIKLLPEGEISIKLMDNHWVQIRAGRSNTKMVGMARANFPQVPEFPASGAVKISVPSLKNMVSKTIFAISNEESRYTLNGALLVLKAESMAMVATDGHRLAHIEKLGETLDGVSGEKKTLIPRKALSELSSLLGSTEAETLEFGDDDQTLFFRVGGRVLTSRKLTGQFPNYEAVLPRDNNKFVIVRCEDLMGSIQRVAQFADERSGAIKIRLEQNELKLSSSSTDAGESEDTIETPYNYDPLVVGFNSQYLIDFLKAIGNTGEVRLEFKDAQSAGQMRPEDANEDVKYRYILMPMRI, from the coding sequence ATGACTTTGCCGACCGAGACGAGCGCAGCCCCAACCGGCAACCTCGAGATCACAGTTTCCCGTGCGGAGTTGCTGCGAGAGTTGACCGCTGCACAGAGCGTGGTCGAGCGGAAGACGACGATTCCGATCCTGTCGAACTTTCTGTTCGAGGCGACGCAGAGCGAGGGCGGCGACCGGTTGACCATTACCGCGACGGATCTCGATCAAAGTCTGCGGACAAGCTGCGCGGCCAAGGTGAAGAAGGCGGGGGCTTGCACAATTCCGGCGCGGAAGCTGTACGACTACATCAAGCTGCTGCCTGAGGGCGAGATCTCGATCAAGCTGATGGACAATCACTGGGTGCAGATCCGGGCGGGCCGGTCGAATACGAAGATGGTCGGGATGGCGCGGGCGAACTTTCCGCAGGTGCCGGAGTTTCCGGCTAGCGGCGCGGTGAAGATCTCGGTTCCTTCGCTGAAGAACATGGTTTCGAAGACTATCTTCGCGATCTCAAACGAAGAGTCTCGCTACACTTTGAATGGGGCGCTGCTGGTTCTGAAGGCAGAGAGCATGGCCATGGTTGCGACCGACGGGCATCGGCTGGCGCATATCGAGAAGCTGGGGGAGACGTTGGATGGCGTGTCGGGCGAGAAGAAGACGCTGATTCCGCGCAAGGCGCTGAGTGAACTCTCCTCTCTGCTAGGCTCGACCGAAGCTGAGACGCTAGAGTTTGGCGATGACGATCAGACCCTGTTCTTCCGGGTTGGTGGGCGTGTGCTGACCAGCCGCAAGCTGACCGGGCAGTTTCCGAACTATGAGGCGGTGCTGCCGCGCGATAACAACAAGTTTGTGATCGTCCGGTGTGAAGATCTGATGGGTTCTATTCAGCGTGTGGCGCAGTTTGCGGATGAGCGAAGCGGCGCCATCAAGATTCGGCTGGAGCAGAATGAGCTGAAGCTTTCGTCGTCGAGCACAGATGCGGGTGAGTCGGAAGATACGATTGAGACGCCCTATAACTACGATCCGCTGGTGGTGGGGTTTAACAGCCAGTATCTTATCGATTTTTTGAAGGCTATTGGCAACACGGGCGAGGTACGTCTGGAGTTCAAGGATGCACAGAGCGCGGGGCAGATGCGGCCCGAAGATGCGAATGAGGATGTGAAATACAGATACATCCTAATGCCCATGAGAATCTGA
- a CDS encoding NAD(P)-dependent oxidoreductase, with translation MKIALFGASGATGKLLTQRCILAGYEVTALFRSTPPPHFLFTRPASPGAREPLNFKIVRGSAFDPAPVRQTIAGADIVLSALGANSLKKEDVLERAIPQIIAAMQDTETQAKPVRRIIVLGSAGALSTSLDKQPAWRRWIVQNIVYNTLLKWPVASQISQWNNLSHSSLDWTMVMPPMLTNTPGRGAYRIDGDALPPNGSRISREDVADFMMQQIGSPQWIRKGVYITW, from the coding sequence ATGAAGATCGCTCTCTTCGGAGCCAGTGGTGCCACCGGAAAACTCCTCACACAGCGCTGCATCCTCGCCGGCTACGAGGTCACAGCGCTGTTCCGGTCCACCCCGCCTCCCCATTTCCTCTTCACACGTCCTGCGTCTCCAGGCGCTCGGGAGCCCCTGAACTTCAAGATCGTCCGAGGCAGCGCCTTCGACCCTGCGCCCGTGCGTCAAACCATCGCGGGCGCCGACATAGTCCTGTCAGCGCTTGGCGCAAACTCCCTCAAGAAGGAAGACGTCCTCGAGCGCGCCATCCCGCAGATCATCGCCGCGATGCAGGACACCGAAACTCAGGCCAAGCCTGTCCGCCGCATCATCGTTCTTGGGTCCGCCGGCGCGCTCTCCACCTCGCTCGACAAGCAGCCCGCCTGGCGTCGCTGGATCGTCCAGAACATCGTCTACAACACCCTCCTCAAGTGGCCCGTGGCGTCGCAGATCTCACAATGGAACAATCTCTCCCACAGCAGCCTCGACTGGACCATGGTGATGCCTCCCATGCTCACCAACACGCCCGGCCGCGGCGCCTATCGCATAGACGGCGACGCCTTGCCCCCAAACGGCAGCCGCATCTCTCGGGAGGACGTAGCCGACTTCATGATGCAGCAGATCGGTAGCCCTCAATGGATTCGCAAAGGCGTCTACATCACCTGGTGA
- a CDS encoding tetratricopeptide repeat protein, giving the protein MRKTFLFLGALCAAMCAYAQSMPAEHHHHHDDADRTLGRVSFPTSCAARSQGPMEHGVALLHSFGYTQAEMQFRAIAKDDPGCAMAHWGVAMTKYQELWGEPESAALKTGEEEMAEARRLAAPPAVVTTREQAYIGALSAFFDPKDATFQQRADAYETKMNALHAAYPDDVEGAAFDALAILAAESPIDTSLSHEHEALAILIPLFEAHPDHPGLAHYIIHTCDTPALAPEGLQAAREYAKIAPASAHALHMPGHIFARLGMWQEDINSNVASVKESEKAEAAGQPGAAHQMHAKEFLIYAYLQVGQDQKAKELTYDMRSVGNRMEAMPGMDDMKHGGNRLDNEVRAVYGIEMHDWKTLAAEAPAPGSKEYLKFDTYWGQGVAAGHLKNAKLAASALTEFDKAVEALKKSPYASRISSMEVERNEMVGWQAFAENKPEEAATAMRKAADQQDKLGQGEVDIPAREMLGDLLMMEKRPGEALVEYKMALKLSLNRLNGLLSAGMAAEKDKKPEEARAFYTAAARQTDFGKTSQRTDVAHAVKMAGAAETAMNN; this is encoded by the coding sequence ATGCGAAAGACCTTTCTTTTCCTTGGAGCTTTGTGCGCGGCGATGTGCGCGTATGCCCAATCAATGCCGGCGGAGCACCACCATCATCACGATGATGCGGATCGGACGCTGGGACGGGTTTCGTTTCCGACGTCGTGTGCGGCGCGGTCGCAGGGGCCGATGGAGCATGGTGTGGCTTTGCTGCACTCGTTTGGATACACCCAGGCCGAGATGCAGTTTCGTGCGATCGCGAAGGATGACCCGGGATGCGCGATGGCGCACTGGGGTGTGGCAATGACGAAGTACCAGGAGCTTTGGGGAGAGCCAGAGTCCGCAGCGCTGAAGACCGGCGAGGAGGAGATGGCCGAGGCTCGGAGGCTGGCTGCGCCTCCTGCAGTGGTGACGACGCGCGAGCAGGCCTATATCGGGGCTTTGAGCGCGTTCTTCGATCCTAAAGATGCGACGTTTCAACAGAGGGCAGATGCATATGAAACGAAGATGAATGCGCTCCACGCAGCTTATCCCGACGATGTGGAAGGGGCGGCGTTCGACGCATTGGCGATCCTCGCCGCGGAGTCACCGATAGATACCTCGTTGAGTCATGAGCATGAAGCGCTGGCGATTCTGATCCCTTTATTCGAGGCGCATCCAGACCATCCAGGGCTCGCGCACTACATCATTCATACTTGCGATACTCCGGCGCTGGCACCGGAGGGTCTGCAGGCGGCGCGAGAGTACGCGAAGATTGCGCCTGCGTCGGCCCATGCGCTGCATATGCCGGGTCACATCTTTGCGCGGCTGGGAATGTGGCAGGAAGATATCAATTCGAACGTGGCTTCGGTGAAGGAGTCGGAGAAGGCAGAGGCCGCGGGCCAACCGGGGGCCGCGCATCAGATGCATGCGAAGGAGTTCCTGATCTATGCGTATTTGCAGGTGGGGCAGGATCAGAAAGCTAAGGAGCTGACCTACGACATGCGGTCGGTCGGCAACCGGATGGAGGCCATGCCGGGCATGGACGACATGAAGCATGGCGGGAATCGCCTGGACAACGAGGTGCGAGCAGTATACGGCATTGAGATGCATGACTGGAAGACTCTGGCTGCCGAGGCCCCGGCACCGGGTTCGAAGGAGTATCTGAAGTTCGATACGTACTGGGGCCAAGGCGTAGCGGCGGGACACCTGAAGAATGCAAAACTCGCCGCTTCGGCGCTGACGGAGTTCGATAAGGCAGTTGAGGCGCTGAAGAAATCTCCTTATGCGTCGCGCATCAGCTCGATGGAGGTGGAGAGGAATGAGATGGTGGGTTGGCAGGCGTTCGCAGAGAACAAGCCGGAGGAGGCTGCAACGGCAATGCGCAAGGCCGCCGACCAGCAGGACAAGCTGGGGCAGGGCGAGGTGGATATTCCAGCGCGGGAGATGCTGGGTGATCTTCTGATGATGGAAAAGAGACCGGGTGAGGCGCTGGTGGAGTACAAGATGGCCCTGAAGCTTAGCCTGAACCGGCTGAACGGGCTGCTGAGCGCTGGGATGGCTGCGGAGAAGGACAAGAAGCCGGAGGAGGCGCGTGCGTTCTACACGGCGGCGGCTCGGCAGACGGACTTTGGCAAGACCAGCCAGAGGACGGATGTGGCGCATGCGGTAAAGATGGCTGGGGCAGCCGAGACTGCGATGAACAACTAG
- the dnaA gene encoding chromosomal replication initiator protein DnaA encodes MSFVPTATAVLNYWVRILAALEKKINRQSYETWLKPTRFSHLEGKKLFVRIPSTDFQHIGDRYADLIQEAIDNLGLDVESVAFTTPEQDPRAPKVREDGGFAPLPSHSQNAPKQRLGGSTNSVSGPTPEQARFDWSAASQLNPRYQFDAFVIGSGNQFASAAAQAVAERPSKAYNPLFLYGGVGMGKTHLMHAIGHDVKRRQPHASISYVSGEKFTNEMINSVRYDKMTGFRDKFRNVDVLLIDDIQFLAGKERTQEEFFHTFNTLHESMKQIVIASDRPPKELADFEDRLRSRFEWGLIADIQPPDLETKVAILQKKAESEQTQLPTDVAMFIASNVRTNVRELEGALVRLIAWCSMHGVEITLAVTQQCLKQFIDTQVRKITIETIQRTVAEQFGMRVAELKQKNNSRQIVVPRQIAMFLAKQLTEASLPEIGRQFGGKHHTTVMHSISKIDEQRRADKDLNRTINKLMETLS; translated from the coding sequence ATGTCATTCGTTCCGACGGCTACCGCCGTATTGAATTATTGGGTTCGTATTCTGGCTGCGCTTGAGAAGAAGATCAACCGCCAGTCTTACGAGACTTGGCTCAAGCCGACACGGTTCTCACATCTTGAGGGCAAAAAGCTCTTCGTGCGAATTCCCTCCACGGACTTTCAGCACATCGGCGATCGCTACGCCGACCTCATCCAGGAAGCTATTGACAACCTCGGACTGGACGTCGAGTCGGTCGCGTTCACCACACCCGAGCAGGACCCGCGCGCGCCCAAGGTCCGGGAAGACGGCGGTTTTGCGCCTCTGCCGAGCCACAGCCAAAACGCACCCAAGCAGCGCCTCGGCGGATCGACGAACTCAGTATCGGGGCCGACGCCCGAGCAGGCGCGATTTGACTGGAGCGCAGCCTCGCAGCTCAACCCGCGTTACCAGTTCGACGCCTTCGTCATCGGAAGCGGCAATCAGTTTGCATCGGCAGCGGCACAGGCCGTGGCAGAACGGCCTTCGAAGGCCTACAACCCGCTCTTCCTCTACGGCGGCGTCGGTATGGGCAAGACCCATCTGATGCACGCGATCGGCCACGACGTAAAACGCAGGCAGCCGCACGCCTCCATCAGCTACGTCAGCGGCGAAAAGTTCACCAACGAGATGATCAACTCGGTCCGCTACGACAAGATGACCGGCTTCCGCGACAAGTTCCGCAACGTCGACGTGTTGTTGATCGACGACATTCAGTTTCTCGCCGGCAAGGAGCGCACCCAGGAGGAGTTCTTCCATACCTTCAACACGCTGCACGAGAGCATGAAGCAGATTGTCATTGCCAGCGACCGGCCTCCGAAAGAACTCGCCGACTTTGAAGATCGCCTGCGGTCACGTTTTGAGTGGGGCCTGATCGCCGACATTCAGCCGCCGGATCTCGAGACCAAGGTTGCGATTTTGCAGAAGAAGGCAGAGAGCGAACAGACGCAGCTTCCCACGGATGTCGCGATGTTTATCGCCTCGAACGTGCGGACGAACGTGCGCGAGCTCGAGGGCGCGCTGGTGCGGCTGATCGCCTGGTGCAGCATGCATGGCGTCGAGATCACGCTTGCCGTAACGCAGCAGTGCCTGAAGCAGTTCATCGATACGCAGGTCCGCAAGATTACGATTGAGACGATTCAGCGCACTGTAGCTGAGCAGTTCGGCATGCGGGTCGCGGAGTTGAAGCAGAAAAACAACTCCCGACAGATCGTGGTGCCGCGGCAGATTGCGATGTTCCTGGCCAAGCAGTTGACGGAGGCTTCCCTGCCCGAGATCGGGCGGCAGTTTGGCGGTAAGCACCACACGACCGTGATGCATTCGATCTCGAAGATCGACGAACAGCGCCGGGCTGACAAGGACCTGAACCGCACCATCAACAAGCTGATGGAGACATTGAGCTAA
- a CDS encoding nuclear transport factor 2 family protein, with amino-acid sequence MSREQKVAVVEAYLDCFATKDLSKVSFAEDVTFEGPRMPKLTGRATILGFLTQILPVVRGIQLKQHIVEGDYVATVFDMETVNGVDHVFDRIHIVDGQIKAIHAFYYPEQPPEGQT; translated from the coding sequence ATGTCACGAGAACAGAAAGTCGCTGTGGTCGAAGCCTATTTGGATTGCTTTGCAACAAAGGACTTGTCCAAAGTGTCCTTTGCCGAAGACGTAACATTTGAAGGGCCGCGCATGCCAAAATTGACGGGTCGTGCAACCATACTCGGATTCCTTACGCAAATTCTCCCCGTGGTCAGGGGTATTCAGCTAAAGCAGCACATTGTCGAGGGAGATTATGTTGCAACCGTCTTCGACATGGAGACTGTTAATGGAGTGGATCACGTTTTTGACCGAATTCACATCGTAGATGGACAGATTAAAGCGATACATGCGTTCTATTACCCGGAGCAACCGCCTGAGGGACAAACCTAG
- the rpmH gene encoding 50S ribosomal protein L34, whose amino-acid sequence MPKRTFQPNRRHRAKTHGFLSRMKTKAGAAVLSRRRAKGRHKIAVSAGFRD is encoded by the coding sequence ATGCCGAAGCGTACTTTTCAACCCAACCGTCGCCACCGCGCCAAGACCCACGGCTTTCTTTCCCGCATGAAGACCAAGGCGGGTGCCGCTGTCCTCAGCCGCCGCCGTGCCAAGGGGCGTCACAAGATCGCCGTCAGCGCCGGTTTCCGCGACTAG
- the rnpA gene encoding ribonuclease P protein component: MTANPNSIFRLRKHADYQRVYKASRKQFAKQMSYFFTLRPQLGADGTPLRDADASSPRVGLTVGKVMGKAVDRNRIKRRMREAVRKNLATLNTPVDVVLHPRRSVIDLDYPTLEREVASVFRAIQRAAERQPREGAVQPMSSRSR, translated from the coding sequence ATGACCGCGAATCCAAATTCGATCTTTCGCCTGCGGAAACACGCCGACTACCAGCGCGTGTATAAGGCCAGCCGCAAACAGTTCGCGAAACAGATGAGCTACTTCTTTACGCTTCGCCCTCAGCTTGGGGCCGATGGAACTCCATTGCGGGATGCGGATGCGTCGAGTCCGCGTGTGGGGCTGACGGTGGGGAAGGTGATGGGAAAGGCGGTGGACCGCAACCGCATCAAGCGCCGGATGCGCGAAGCCGTTCGCAAGAATCTTGCAACACTGAACACACCGGTCGATGTGGTTCTGCACCCGCGCCGCAGCGTCATCGATCTCGACTATCCGACCCTGGAGCGCGAGGTGGCAAGCGTCTTTCGCGCTATTCAGAGGGCGGCTGAACGGCAGCCCAGAGAGGGCGCGGTCCAGCCGATGTCTTCCAGGTCGCGGTGA
- the yidD gene encoding membrane protein insertion efficiency factor YidD produces the protein MMDPQPSLGVRVAYGLYKTIVSPVLHAFSPSQCLYLPTCSEYAYVALVRFGVVKGSWLALRRVGRCHPFAKGGLDPVPLRSSKATVAAPISTDHLS, from the coding sequence ATGATGGACCCTCAGCCCAGTCTCGGCGTCCGCGTGGCCTACGGCCTTTACAAAACGATCGTTTCGCCGGTGCTGCATGCCTTCAGTCCGAGTCAATGCCTCTACCTTCCGACGTGTTCGGAGTATGCCTATGTTGCGCTGGTTCGCTTCGGTGTCGTGAAGGGGTCGTGGCTGGCGCTTCGGCGCGTCGGCAGGTGCCACCCCTTCGCTAAGGGCGGGCTGGACCCGGTGCCTCTGCGAAGCTCGAAGGCTACCGTGGCCGCACCTATTTCCACAGACCATTTATCATAA
- the yidC gene encoding membrane protein insertase YidC → MAEFKNPNQQGGGDNKSLLVMMLVLVTVFFGLQYFRAKNNPQTASPNVSQSTAAVGGTQAPAQPPASPAVTNSTAAAPAASGVPTVQAPAEATTTVENELYRITFTNRGGQVSSWILKKYKDSDGKPLNLVHTQAAQQFGYPLSLYTYDAALTASLSKALYVPSASGALAAPASLTFNYSDGATTVRKTFSFDETYVLHADVEVTRNGAPVRALINWPGGFGDQDNASAYAGAQLDYAQNAKEQHLAAKKVSGGETLNGPFDWAGTSDTYFAAIFLPDSPDTATVAMLHNQLDVAKTIRRTGLGSGAPAKGAIEVPVLGAALGDTSGRTQTRVYVGPKAVNVLRGIHATGNTISLEPLLDFGFFGPIGKYLFLSLQFIHAHITSNWGWSIVLLTVLINLLILPLRVKTMQSGLKMQRIQPQMDAIKERYKKYKATDPKRNEMNVEIMKLQKDNGVNMFGGCIPTLIQMPLLFAFFSMLPKVVELRQAHWFWLPDLSSADPYHILPIVMIVSQFLVQFYTPSPGVDPQQQKMMAFMMPAVSGYMTWNYASGLALYWTIGNLISIAQQSVMNRTSLGREMREIAAKRARRKAGTPTTISGKR, encoded by the coding sequence TTGGCAGAGTTCAAAAACCCCAATCAACAGGGCGGCGGCGACAATAAATCGCTCCTCGTCATGATGCTCGTCCTGGTCACCGTCTTCTTTGGCCTGCAGTACTTCCGCGCGAAGAATAATCCGCAGACGGCCTCCCCTAACGTTAGCCAGAGCACAGCAGCTGTGGGTGGAACGCAAGCCCCCGCGCAGCCTCCGGCTTCCCCGGCAGTGACAAATTCAACCGCAGCTGCTCCTGCGGCCTCCGGGGTTCCGACGGTGCAGGCCCCTGCTGAAGCGACCACCACGGTCGAAAATGAGCTCTACCGCATCACCTTCACCAACCGCGGCGGTCAGGTGTCGAGCTGGATTCTGAAGAAGTATAAGGACTCGGACGGCAAGCCGCTGAACCTGGTGCACACGCAGGCTGCGCAGCAGTTTGGATATCCGCTGTCGCTGTATACCTATGATGCTGCGTTGACGGCGAGCTTGAGTAAGGCACTGTATGTGCCGTCGGCTAGCGGGGCGCTGGCAGCTCCTGCGAGTTTGACATTCAACTACTCGGACGGGGCGACGACGGTTCGCAAGACGTTCTCGTTTGACGAGACCTATGTTCTGCACGCCGATGTTGAGGTGACGCGCAACGGCGCACCGGTTCGCGCGCTGATCAACTGGCCGGGTGGGTTTGGCGACCAGGACAATGCATCCGCCTACGCGGGGGCGCAACTTGACTACGCACAGAACGCGAAGGAGCAGCACCTGGCCGCGAAGAAGGTCTCGGGCGGCGAGACGCTCAATGGACCGTTCGACTGGGCCGGTACCAGCGATACCTACTTTGCAGCGATCTTCCTGCCGGATTCGCCAGACACCGCGACTGTGGCGATGTTGCATAACCAACTGGACGTAGCCAAGACAATTCGGCGGACGGGGCTCGGATCCGGCGCGCCGGCCAAGGGAGCGATTGAGGTGCCGGTTCTCGGTGCTGCGCTCGGTGACACGAGTGGCCGCACTCAGACCCGCGTGTATGTTGGCCCTAAGGCAGTGAACGTTTTGCGCGGCATTCACGCGACCGGCAATACAATTTCGCTCGAGCCGCTGTTGGACTTCGGCTTCTTCGGGCCCATCGGCAAGTATCTCTTCCTCTCGCTGCAGTTCATCCACGCCCACATTACGTCGAACTGGGGCTGGTCGATCGTGCTGTTGACGGTGTTGATCAACCTGCTGATTCTGCCGCTGCGCGTGAAGACGATGCAGAGCGGTCTGAAGATGCAGCGCATTCAGCCGCAGATGGACGCGATCAAGGAGCGCTACAAGAAGTACAAGGCGACTGATCCGAAGCGCAACGAGATGAACGTCGAGATCATGAAGCTGCAGAAGGATAACGGCGTGAACATGTTCGGGGGTTGTATTCCGACGTTGATCCAGATGCCGCTGCTGTTCGCCTTCTTCAGCATGCTGCCCAAGGTGGTGGAACTACGCCAGGCGCACTGGTTCTGGCTTCCGGATCTCTCAAGCGCAGACCCATACCACATCCTGCCGATCGTGATGATCGTGAGTCAGTTCCTGGTGCAGTTCTATACGCCCTCACCCGGCGTCGATCCGCAGCAGCAGAAGATGATGGCGTTCATGATGCCGGCGGTGTCGGGTTACATGACCTGGAATTACGCGTCGGGTCTGGCTCTCTACTGGACGATCGGCAACCTGATCAGCATTGCGCAGCAATCTGTGATGAACCGCACCAGCCTTGGCCGTGAGATGCGTGAGATCGCCGCCAAACGAGCCCGCCGCAAGGCAGGAACGCCGACGACCATTTCGGGAAAACGATGA